From Veillonellales bacterium, a single genomic window includes:
- the pepF gene encoding oligoendopeptidase F has protein sequence MFKMPQLVPILLGAMLLGSSSGETAAQNTSHVPERSEIPAQYKWHLEDIYTDDSAWQADFDKLKASLPHISQYKGKLADSPQNLLDCLKARDELGIISGKLYAFARMHRDENAADAKYQALTGKTESLLAEAGAATAFIEPEILAIPDATLTEFRQQQNGLNEYGFYFDNLVRQKKHVLSPAEEEILSRSSEITQASENTYTMLAHADMKFPDTLAEDGKPVQLSEGRYSALIRSANRKVRQEAFSKLFSTYNNYRNTFAATLGGNVKKNVFYARTRKYNSTLESSLEADNVPMQVYDNLISTVHDNLAPLHRYVALKKKALHLSEMHMYDLYTPLIQNIEFNLPYEQGLKLVRSGVAPLGPEYASILEKGLTSGWLDVYENKGKQTGAYSWGTYGVHPFVLLNYHDRYDDVSTVAHEMGHAIHSYYSQANQPYATSSYTTFCAEVASTTNEVLLLDYMLKNTSDKQKKIYLINQYLEQVRGTVYRQTMFAEFEQILYNKAESGETITADMLDTLWHELNVKYYGNDIVVDKAIDVEWARIPHFYWDFYVYQYVTGYSAATALAEKVLNEGETAQKNYLNFLKSGGSDYSIEILKRAGVDMSSPKPIEVTLTKFSSMLDQLEKLLLDS, from the coding sequence ATGTTTAAAATGCCACAATTAGTACCTATCTTACTCGGCGCCATGCTATTAGGCAGCAGTTCTGGTGAAACCGCCGCCCAAAATACCAGCCATGTTCCTGAGCGCAGCGAAATCCCGGCGCAGTACAAATGGCATCTTGAGGATATTTACACCGACGACAGTGCCTGGCAGGCCGATTTTGACAAACTAAAAGCAAGTCTTCCTCACATCAGCCAATATAAAGGCAAGTTGGCTGACTCACCGCAAAACCTTCTGGATTGCCTGAAAGCCAGGGATGAACTGGGTATTATCAGCGGAAAATTGTATGCCTTCGCCCGAATGCACCGGGATGAGAATGCCGCAGATGCGAAATATCAAGCGTTAACCGGGAAAACAGAATCCCTTCTGGCCGAAGCAGGAGCGGCAACTGCTTTTATTGAACCGGAAATTCTGGCAATACCGGACGCAACTTTAACTGAGTTTCGCCAACAACAAAACGGATTAAATGAATATGGCTTCTATTTTGATAATTTAGTCCGCCAAAAAAAGCATGTCCTATCGCCGGCGGAAGAAGAAATTCTCTCCCGTTCCAGCGAAATCACTCAGGCTTCCGAAAATACCTATACCATGCTGGCTCATGCCGACATGAAGTTTCCGGATACATTGGCTGAAGACGGCAAACCCGTTCAATTGAGCGAAGGACGCTACAGTGCCCTTATTCGCTCAGCGAACCGTAAAGTTCGGCAGGAAGCTTTTAGTAAATTATTCAGCACGTACAACAATTACCGGAATACATTTGCCGCAACCCTTGGCGGAAACGTAAAAAAGAATGTGTTTTATGCCCGCACCCGCAAATATAATTCGACCCTCGAATCATCTCTGGAAGCAGATAACGTTCCCATGCAAGTATACGACAACTTAATTTCTACCGTTCATGATAATCTTGCGCCATTGCACCGTTATGTTGCGCTAAAAAAGAAAGCACTGCATCTGTCTGAAATGCATATGTATGATTTGTATACACCGCTGATACAAAATATTGAGTTCAATCTACCCTATGAACAAGGATTAAAACTGGTACGAAGCGGCGTTGCACCATTGGGACCTGAATATGCTTCTATTTTAGAAAAAGGACTGACTTCCGGCTGGCTTGATGTGTATGAAAATAAAGGGAAACAAACCGGCGCCTACTCCTGGGGAACCTACGGAGTGCATCCTTTTGTCCTGCTAAATTACCATGACAGATATGATGATGTATCTACCGTCGCTCACGAAATGGGCCACGCGATTCATAGTTACTACAGCCAGGCCAATCAACCATACGCTACTTCTTCTTATACAACTTTCTGCGCCGAAGTGGCCTCCACGACCAATGAAGTCCTGTTACTGGATTATATGCTGAAAAACACCAGTGACAAACAGAAAAAAATATATCTGATAAACCAATATTTGGAACAGGTACGGGGAACAGTATATCGTCAGACCATGTTCGCTGAATTTGAGCAGATATTGTACAATAAAGCCGAAAGCGGTGAAACAATTACCGCTGATATGCTGGACACATTATGGCATGAGTTGAATGTGAAGTACTATGGCAATGATATCGTCGTAGATAAAGCCATTGATGTCGAATGGGCCAGAATTCCCCATTTCTATTGGGACTTTTATGTATACCAGTATGTAACCGGGTATTCAGCGGCAACAGCGTTAGCCGAAAAAGTGCTGAACGAGGGCGAGACGGCGCAAAAAAATTATCTCAACTTTTTAAAAAGCGGCGGTTCCGACTATTCCATTGAAATTCTAAAACGGGCTGGAGTCGACATGTCTTCACCCAAGCCGATTGAAGTAACCTTAACCAAATTTTCCTCAATGTTGGATCAATTGGAAAAATTATTATTAGACTCTTGA
- a CDS encoding zinc-ribbon domain containing protein: MTYEDRELTCKECGTTFAFTASEQAFYAEKGFQNDPSRCPACRAARKAQMNGGNRQPREMHTAICSACGVETQVPFKPTEGKPVYCRECFQANKRF; the protein is encoded by the coding sequence ATGACCTACGAGGACAGAGAGCTTACTTGTAAAGAATGTGGAACAACCTTTGCTTTTACTGCTTCAGAACAGGCATTTTATGCCGAGAAGGGGTTCCAAAATGATCCTTCCCGTTGTCCTGCCTGCCGGGCAGCACGAAAAGCACAAATGAACGGCGGCAATCGTCAGCCACGGGAAATGCATACGGCGATTTGCAGCGCCTGCGGTGTGGAAACACAAGTTCCCTTTAAACCGACTGAAGGAAAGCCAGTATATTGCCGTGAGTGCTTCCAAGCTAACAAACGCTTCTAG